One window of Erwinia aphidicola genomic DNA carries:
- the flhA gene encoding flagellar biosynthesis protein FlhA, giving the protein MSNLAAKLRLPANMKDTQWKVLAGPILILLILSMMVLPLPPFILDLLFTFNIALSIMVLLVAMFTQKTLEFAAFPTILLFSTLLRLALNVASTRIILMEGHTGAAAAGQVVEAFGHFLVGGNFAIGIVVFIILVIINFMVITKGAGRIAEVGARFVLDGMPGKQMAIDADLNAGLIGEEEAKKRRSDVTQEADFYGSMDGASKFVRGDAVAGIMIMVINVIGGLLVGVVQHGMDAGHAAETYTLLTIGDGLVAQIPALVISTAAGVIVTRVGTDQDVGEQMVGQLFNNPRVMMLSAGVLGLLGLVPGMPNLVFLLFTAALLGLAWWIRGKEMQPKAAATPQMAKAPQESAASVEATWGDVQLEDSLGMEVGYRLIPMVDSAQDGELLGRIRSIRKKFAQEMGFLPPVVHIRDNMDLTPARYRILMKGVEIGSGDAYPGRWMAINPGTAAGTLPGEATVDPAFGLAAIWIDSALKEQAQIQGFTVVEASTVVATHLNHLIGQYASELFGRQEAQQLLDRVTQEMPKLTEDLIPGVITLTTLHKVLQNLLAERVSIRDMRTIIETLAEHAAVQTDPQELTSVVRVALGRAITQQWFPGNGEVQVIGLDSTLERLLLQALQGGGGLEPGLADRLLAQAQSALQHQEGLGAPPVLLVNHPLRALLARFLRRTLPQLMVISNMELTDNRNIRMTSTIGGH; this is encoded by the coding sequence ATGTCTAATCTGGCCGCTAAATTACGGTTACCTGCCAACATGAAAGATACGCAGTGGAAGGTGTTGGCCGGGCCAATACTGATCCTGCTTATCCTGTCGATGATGGTGCTGCCGCTGCCGCCGTTCATCCTTGACCTGCTGTTTACCTTCAACATCGCGCTGTCGATTATGGTGTTGCTGGTGGCGATGTTCACCCAGAAAACGCTGGAGTTCGCCGCTTTCCCGACCATTCTGCTGTTCTCCACCTTATTACGCCTGGCGCTCAACGTGGCCTCCACGCGTATTATCCTGATGGAAGGCCACACCGGGGCGGCGGCTGCCGGACAGGTGGTGGAAGCCTTTGGTCACTTCCTGGTGGGCGGTAACTTCGCCATCGGTATCGTGGTGTTTATCATCCTGGTCATCATCAACTTTATGGTGATTACCAAGGGTGCCGGGCGTATTGCCGAAGTGGGCGCGCGCTTTGTGCTCGACGGGATGCCGGGTAAGCAGATGGCGATTGACGCCGACCTCAATGCCGGGCTGATCGGTGAAGAGGAGGCGAAAAAGCGTCGTTCCGATGTGACGCAGGAAGCCGATTTTTACGGTTCGATGGACGGTGCCAGTAAGTTCGTGCGCGGCGATGCGGTGGCGGGGATCATGATTATGGTGATCAACGTGATCGGCGGCCTGCTGGTCGGGGTGGTGCAGCACGGGATGGACGCCGGACATGCGGCGGAAACCTATACCCTGCTGACCATCGGTGACGGCCTGGTCGCACAGATCCCGGCGCTGGTGATCTCCACTGCGGCCGGTGTGATTGTGACGCGCGTGGGCACCGATCAGGACGTGGGCGAGCAGATGGTTGGCCAGCTGTTCAACAACCCGCGCGTCATGATGCTGAGCGCCGGGGTACTCGGCCTGCTTGGCCTGGTGCCGGGCATGCCAAACCTGGTGTTCCTGCTGTTTACCGCCGCGCTGCTGGGGCTGGCCTGGTGGATCCGCGGTAAAGAGATGCAGCCTAAAGCCGCCGCGACGCCGCAGATGGCCAAAGCCCCGCAGGAGAGCGCGGCCTCGGTCGAAGCCACCTGGGGCGACGTGCAGCTGGAAGATTCGCTGGGGATGGAAGTGGGCTACCGCCTGATCCCGATGGTCGACAGCGCGCAGGACGGCGAGCTGCTCGGACGCATCCGCAGTATCCGTAAGAAATTCGCCCAGGAGATGGGCTTCCTGCCGCCGGTGGTGCATATCCGTGACAACATGGATCTGACGCCGGCGCGCTACCGCATTCTGATGAAGGGCGTGGAAATTGGCAGCGGGGATGCGTATCCCGGCCGCTGGATGGCAATTAACCCCGGCACCGCTGCCGGAACTTTGCCGGGTGAAGCTACCGTCGACCCGGCCTTTGGCTTGGCGGCGATCTGGATTGACAGCGCGCTGAAAGAGCAGGCGCAGATTCAGGGCTTTACCGTGGTGGAGGCCAGCACCGTGGTGGCGACTCACCTCAACCATCTGATTGGCCAGTACGCCAGCGAACTGTTTGGCCGCCAGGAGGCGCAGCAGCTGCTGGACCGCGTTACCCAGGAGATGCCGAAGCTGACTGAGGATCTAATCCCGGGCGTGATCACCCTGACTACGCTGCATAAAGTGCTGCAGAACCTGCTGGCCGAGCGCGTGTCGATCCGCGATATGCGCACCATTATTGAAACCCTGGCGGAACACGCTGCGGTGCAGACCGATCCGCAGGAGCTGACTTCGGTGGTGCGCGTGGCGCTGGGCCGCGCCATCACCCAGCAGTGGTTCCCGGGCAATGGCGAAGTGCAGGTTATCGGGCTGGACTCAACGCTGGAACGTCTGCTGTTACAGGCGTTGCAGGGCGGCGGTGGGCTGGAGCCGGGTCTGGCTGACCGCCTGCTGGCGCAGGCGCAGAGCGCGCTGCAGCATCAGGAAGGGCTGGGGGCGCCGCCGGTGCTGCTGGTCAATCATCCGCTGCGTGCGCTGCTGGCCCGCTTCCTGCGCCGCACGCTGCCGCAGCTGATGGTGATCTCCAATATGGAGCTCACCGACAACCGCAATATCCGCATGACTTCCACCATCGGGGGTCATTAA
- the flhE gene encoding flagellar protein FlhE, with the protein MKALWLLLLLPGISLAAGGAWHASATGPGLQNRGVQASSRPLAPSEAVSGAITEVAWRYVLSTPAPAGLQVRLCAENRCVPIEGGSGSTRGLSNVAAGETLRFIYHVEGKGRVFPIVRVVSNEVMVNYQ; encoded by the coding sequence ATGAAGGCGTTATGGCTGTTACTGCTGCTGCCGGGCATCAGCCTGGCGGCGGGCGGTGCCTGGCATGCCAGCGCCACCGGCCCGGGCCTGCAGAATCGCGGCGTGCAGGCGTCGTCGCGCCCGCTGGCACCGTCTGAAGCGGTGAGCGGCGCGATCACCGAGGTCGCCTGGCGCTACGTGCTGAGCACGCCGGCTCCGGCGGGTTTGCAGGTCAGGCTCTGTGCGGAAAATCGCTGCGTGCCGATTGAGGGCGGCAGCGGGTCAACGCGCGGCTTAAGCAACGTGGCGGCGGGTGAAACATTGCGCTTTATTTATCACGTAGAAGGGAAAGGGCGGGTATTTCCGATAGTGCGCGTGGTGAGTAATGAAGTGATGGTGAATTACCAGTAG
- the argS gene encoding arginine--tRNA ligase — MNIQALLSDKVSQAMIAVGAPANCEPQVRQSAKAQFGDYQANGMMAVAKSLGMPPRQLAEKVLEQLDLTGIAQKVEIAGPGFINIFLDPAWVASQIDNVLAAPKLGVADVTPQTVVIDYSAPNVAKEMHVGHVRSTIIGDAAARTLEFLGHNVIRANHVGDWGTQFGMLIAFLEKQQNENHEEIALADLEVFYREAKRTYDEDQAFAERARSYVVKLQGGDEYCRKMWKRLVDITMSQNQKIYDRMNVTLTRNDVMGESLYNDMLPGIVADLKAKGLAVESEGATVVFLDEYKNKDGEPMGVIIQKKDGGYLYTTTDIACAKYRYETLKADRVLYYIDSRQHQHLMQAWTIVRKAGYIPDSLPLEHHMFGMMLGKDGKPFKTRAGGTIKLSDLLDEAVDRATRLIGEKNPDMPADELQQLAEIVGIGAVKYADLSKSRTTDYIFDWDNMLAFEGNTAPYMQYAYTRVLSVFRKAGIDEHGISGETRISEEREAALAVRLLQFEEVITQVARDGMPHVMCAYLYDLAGLFSGFYEHCPILNAEDDATKQSRLRLALLTAKTLKRGLDTLGIQTVERM; from the coding sequence GTGAATATTCAGGCCCTTCTCTCAGATAAAGTCAGTCAGGCGATGATCGCAGTGGGTGCTCCGGCTAATTGTGAGCCTCAGGTGCGCCAGTCGGCTAAAGCACAGTTTGGTGATTACCAGGCCAACGGCATGATGGCCGTGGCTAAATCGCTGGGCATGCCGCCGCGACAGCTGGCAGAAAAGGTTCTGGAGCAGCTGGACCTCACCGGAATTGCGCAGAAAGTGGAGATTGCCGGTCCGGGCTTCATTAATATCTTCCTTGACCCGGCATGGGTTGCCAGCCAGATCGACAACGTGCTGGCGGCACCGAAGCTCGGCGTGGCGGATGTCACTCCGCAGACCGTGGTGATCGACTACTCAGCCCCTAACGTCGCTAAAGAGATGCACGTGGGTCACGTTCGCTCCACCATCATTGGTGACGCCGCCGCGCGCACGCTGGAGTTTCTCGGCCATAACGTGATCCGCGCCAACCACGTCGGCGACTGGGGCACCCAGTTCGGCATGCTGATCGCCTTCCTCGAAAAGCAGCAGAACGAGAACCACGAAGAGATCGCGCTGGCCGACCTCGAAGTGTTCTACCGCGAAGCCAAGCGCACCTACGATGAAGACCAGGCCTTTGCCGAGCGCGCGCGTAGCTACGTGGTAAAACTGCAGGGCGGTGACGAATACTGCCGCAAGATGTGGAAACGCCTGGTTGACATCACCATGTCGCAGAACCAGAAAATTTATGACCGCATGAACGTCACCCTGACGCGCAACGACGTAATGGGTGAGAGCCTGTACAACGACATGCTGCCAGGCATTGTCGCCGATCTGAAGGCCAAAGGGCTGGCGGTCGAGAGCGAAGGCGCCACCGTGGTGTTCCTCGACGAGTACAAGAATAAAGATGGCGAGCCGATGGGGGTGATCATCCAGAAAAAGGATGGCGGCTATCTGTACACCACCACCGATATCGCCTGCGCCAAATATCGTTACGAGACGCTGAAAGCGGATCGCGTGCTCTATTACATCGACTCACGCCAGCACCAGCATCTGATGCAGGCGTGGACCATCGTGCGTAAAGCCGGTTATATCCCGGATTCACTGCCGCTGGAGCACCACATGTTCGGCATGATGCTGGGCAAAGACGGTAAGCCATTCAAAACCCGCGCGGGCGGTACCATTAAGCTCTCTGACCTGCTGGATGAAGCGGTTGACCGCGCCACCAGGCTGATTGGTGAGAAGAACCCGGATATGCCAGCGGATGAACTGCAGCAGCTGGCGGAGATCGTCGGCATCGGCGCGGTGAAATACGCAGACCTGTCAAAAAGCCGTACCACCGACTACATCTTCGACTGGGACAATATGCTGGCGTTTGAAGGCAACACCGCGCCGTATATGCAGTATGCCTATACCCGCGTGCTGTCGGTGTTCCGTAAAGCCGGGATTGATGAACACGGCATCAGCGGCGAAACGCGCATCAGCGAAGAGCGCGAAGCGGCGCTGGCCGTGCGTTTGCTGCAGTTTGAAGAGGTGATTACTCAGGTCGCGCGCGACGGGATGCCGCATGTGATGTGTGCCTACCTGTACGATTTGGCGGGCCTGTTCTCCGGTTTCTACGAGCACTGCCCGATCCTGAATGCCGAAGATGACGCCACAAAACAGAGCCGTCTGCGCCTGGCGCTGTTGACCGCCAAAACCCTGAAGCGGGGTCTGGATACCCTGGGCATTCAGACGGTAGAACGGATGTAA
- a CDS encoding VOC family protein gives MSERFEAAELNDLANDLPRFLHSLYHLAQRLGLDLAALEVDHIALRCNQNTTAERWKAGLLRLGTLFSEKQIAGRPIALFELTQPLQVGPWPISIIELPWPGQRLYRHEGWEHIEVVLRGDADTLGTRALALMADEGLIQQGISVKSSAPHGEGERLPNPTLAVTDGQVTIKFHPWSLKEIVESEREA, from the coding sequence ATGTCTGAGCGCTTTGAAGCAGCAGAATTAAACGATCTGGCTAATGATTTACCCCGTTTTTTACACTCTCTTTACCATCTGGCGCAGCGTCTGGGGCTCGATCTCGCCGCGCTGGAAGTTGACCACATAGCGCTGAGGTGCAATCAGAACACCACCGCAGAGCGTTGGAAAGCGGGCCTTTTACGTCTGGGTACGCTGTTTTCCGAGAAGCAGATTGCGGGCAGGCCAATTGCATTATTCGAATTAACGCAACCGTTACAGGTGGGGCCGTGGCCGATAAGCATCATTGAACTACCGTGGCCCGGTCAGCGGCTCTATCGCCACGAGGGGTGGGAGCATATCGAAGTGGTGCTGCGCGGCGATGCCGACACGCTGGGGACGCGTGCGCTGGCGCTGATGGCCGATGAAGGCTTGATCCAACAGGGCATTTCAGTGAAAAGCAGCGCGCCGCATGGGGAAGGTGAGCGGCTGCCCAACCCGACGCTGGCGGTGACTGACGGCCAGGTGACCATCAAGTTCCATCCGTGGAGCCTGAAGGAGATTGTGGAGAGCGAACGCGAAGCTTAG
- a CDS encoding MalY/PatB family protein codes for MAFSFDQRIDRRHSDSLKWRKYGDRDILPLWVADTDFRSADCIIDALQQRVAHGIFGYGFPQEELIDVIIARMSSRYGWQIQPEWLVFLPGVVTGLNLCVRAFTEAHQGTVAPTPIYPPFRSAASLAARDQINAPLVLQEQRWVVDFDALDAQLTGNEKLLMLCNPQNPGGTVYRRAELEAQLRFAQRHDLLVCSDEIHCDLLLEPGVEHIPFASLSEDAAQRSVTLLSPSKSFNIAGLGASLAIIPNRELRERFNQQRKGIVPDVDVLALVAATAAWRDGQPWLEAQLAYLRSNRDALVQHVNTLPGMSMVAPEGSYLGWIDASQLNVASPALFFEKHGLGFSAGRDFGDDKFVRFNFGCQRDLLNEALRRMTLALAIGR; via the coding sequence ATGGCATTCAGTTTTGACCAACGGATAGACCGCCGTCACAGCGATAGCCTGAAATGGCGAAAATATGGTGACCGGGATATCCTTCCGCTGTGGGTAGCGGATACGGATTTTCGCTCTGCCGACTGCATTATCGACGCGTTACAGCAGCGGGTGGCTCACGGAATATTCGGTTATGGCTTCCCGCAGGAAGAGCTGATTGACGTGATTATCGCGCGTATGAGCAGCCGCTATGGCTGGCAAATCCAGCCGGAATGGTTAGTGTTTCTTCCCGGCGTAGTAACCGGGCTTAATCTATGCGTGCGTGCCTTTACCGAAGCCCATCAGGGCACCGTGGCCCCCACCCCAATCTATCCGCCGTTTCGTTCCGCGGCTTCGCTCGCCGCCAGAGATCAGATCAATGCCCCGCTGGTGCTGCAAGAGCAGCGCTGGGTAGTGGATTTTGACGCGCTGGACGCGCAGCTGACCGGCAACGAGAAGCTGCTGATGCTGTGCAACCCACAAAACCCCGGCGGCACCGTCTATCGCCGCGCTGAGCTGGAAGCCCAGCTGCGGTTTGCCCAGCGCCACGACCTGCTGGTCTGTTCGGATGAAATCCACTGTGACCTGCTGCTGGAACCGGGGGTAGAGCATATTCCGTTCGCCAGCCTGAGCGAAGACGCCGCGCAGCGCTCAGTAACCCTGCTGTCGCCGTCAAAAAGCTTCAATATCGCCGGGCTGGGCGCATCGCTGGCCATTATCCCCAACCGTGAACTGCGTGAACGTTTTAACCAGCAGCGTAAAGGCATTGTGCCGGACGTCGACGTGCTGGCGCTGGTCGCGGCCACCGCGGCCTGGCGCGACGGTCAGCCGTGGCTGGAGGCGCAGCTGGCGTATCTGCGCAGCAACCGCGATGCGCTGGTGCAGCACGTTAACACACTGCCGGGCATGAGCATGGTCGCGCCGGAAGGCAGTTACCTCGGCTGGATTGACGCCAGCCAGCTCAACGTAGCCAGCCCGGCGCTGTTCTTTGAAAAACACGGGCTGGGTTTCTCGGCCGGGCGCGACTTCGGCGATGACAAGTTTGTGCGCTTCAACTTTGGCTGTCAGCGCGACCTGTTAAACGAGGCCCTGCGCCGCATGACGCTGGCGCTGGCTATCGGTCGCTAA
- the cutC gene encoding copper homeostasis protein CutC: protein MRKLEICCYGVECAVTAERAGADRIELCAAPGEGGLTPSAGALIAARQRVSIPVHPIVRPRGGDFCYSEIEFELMKSDIAFIRERGFPGLVIGLLDEDGHIDLARMQQVMRLCEGMSVTFHRAFDLCHNPRSALEQLTDLGVARILTSGQQQSAESGLPLLRELSRMTCGPIIMAGAGVRLSNLQKFIDAGLTELHSSASQRVSSPMRYRKAGVSMCSETEIDEFSRSCVDGDVVAAMKSVMSFGAPERVA, encoded by the coding sequence ATGCGAAAACTGGAAATATGCTGCTACGGGGTGGAGTGCGCAGTGACGGCAGAACGGGCGGGAGCCGACCGGATTGAGCTGTGCGCAGCCCCCGGCGAAGGGGGACTGACTCCGTCAGCAGGCGCACTGATTGCCGCGCGCCAGCGCGTATCGATTCCGGTTCACCCGATCGTACGCCCGCGCGGCGGCGACTTCTGCTACAGCGAGATTGAATTTGAGTTGATGAAGTCGGACATCGCTTTTATCCGCGAGCGCGGCTTCCCCGGGCTGGTGATCGGCCTGCTGGATGAAGACGGACATATCGATCTGGCGCGCATGCAGCAGGTCATGCGGCTGTGTGAGGGCATGAGCGTGACCTTTCATCGGGCGTTCGACCTGTGCCACAACCCACGCAGCGCGCTGGAACAGTTGACGGATCTCGGCGTGGCGCGCATTCTGACTTCAGGCCAGCAGCAGAGTGCAGAAAGCGGATTACCGCTGTTAAGGGAACTTAGCCGCATGACCTGCGGTCCGATTATTATGGCGGGTGCCGGCGTGCGCCTGAGCAATCTGCAAAAATTTATTGATGCCGGTCTGACTGAGCTTCACAGCTCGGCCAGTCAGCGAGTCTCTTCCCCGATGCGCTACCGCAAAGCCGGCGTGTCGATGTGTTCCGAAACGGAAATAGATGAATTCAGCCGCAGCTGCGTTGATGGCGACGTGGTGGCGGCAATGAAAAGCGTCATGTCGTTTGGCGCTCCCGAAAGAGTGGCCTGA
- the cmoB gene encoding tRNA 5-methoxyuridine(34)/uridine 5-oxyacetic acid(34) synthase CmoB, with translation MMDFGNFYQLIAKSPLSHWLETLPGQIAAWQRESLHGHFKNWDRSVEHLPDLTPETLDLLHGVSADSPHLTARQRDGIEKLLRNLMPWRKGPFSLYGVNIDTEWRSDWKWERVLPHISSLAGRTVLDVGCGSGYHMWRMLGAGARLVVGIDPMQLFLCQFEAVRKLLGNDQRAHLLPLGIEQLPELKAFDTVFSMGVLYHRRSPLDHLFQLKNQLVSGGELVLETLVVEGDDQQVLVPGERYAQMRNVYFIPSTGALKNWLEKCGFVDVKIVDYSVTSTGEQRRTDWMTSESLAEFLDPNDPGKTIEGYPAPLRAVLVATKP, from the coding sequence CTGATGGATTTCGGAAACTTTTACCAACTAATTGCCAAAAGCCCGTTGTCGCACTGGCTGGAAACGCTGCCAGGGCAGATCGCCGCCTGGCAGCGCGAGTCGCTGCACGGCCACTTCAAGAACTGGGACCGCTCCGTCGAACACCTGCCGGATCTCACCCCGGAAACCCTCGACCTGCTTCACGGCGTCAGTGCCGATAGTCCCCATCTGACCGCCCGCCAGCGTGACGGTATTGAGAAATTGCTGCGCAATCTGATGCCGTGGCGCAAAGGCCCGTTCTCGCTGTATGGCGTCAATATCGATACCGAATGGCGCTCCGACTGGAAGTGGGAGCGCGTGCTGCCGCATATCTCTTCCCTCGCCGGGCGCACCGTGCTGGATGTCGGCTGCGGCAGCGGCTACCACATGTGGCGCATGCTGGGCGCAGGAGCCAGGCTGGTGGTGGGCATCGACCCGATGCAGCTGTTCCTGTGCCAGTTCGAAGCCGTGCGCAAGCTGCTGGGTAACGATCAGCGCGCCCACCTGCTGCCGCTCGGCATTGAGCAACTGCCGGAGCTGAAGGCGTTCGACACGGTGTTTTCCATGGGCGTGCTCTACCATCGCCGCTCACCGCTGGATCACCTGTTCCAGTTGAAAAACCAGCTGGTTTCCGGCGGAGAACTGGTGCTGGAGACGTTAGTAGTGGAAGGCGACGATCAGCAGGTGCTGGTGCCGGGCGAACGCTATGCACAGATGCGCAACGTCTACTTTATCCCCTCTACCGGGGCGCTGAAGAACTGGCTGGAAAAGTGTGGTTTCGTCGATGTGAAGATTGTGGACTACTCCGTGACCAGCACCGGGGAACAGCGCCGGACCGACTGGATGACCAGCGAATCCCTCGCCGAGTTCCTCGACCCGAACGATCCGGGCAAAACGATAGAAGGCTATCCGGCCCCGCTGCGTGCGGTGCTGGTCGCCACTAAGCCCTGA
- the cmoA gene encoding carboxy-S-adenosyl-L-methionine synthase CmoA has protein sequence MSNRDTLFSAPIAKLGDWTFDERVAEVFPDMIQRSVPGYSNIISMIGMLAERFVQPDSTVYDLGCSLGAATLSVRRNIKAAGCNIIAVDNSPAMVERCRRHIDAFRADTPVEVIEADIRQIPIKNASMVVLNFTLQFLEPQERQQLLNTIYQGLKPGGALVLSEKFSFADADVGELLFNMHHDFKRANGYSELEISQKRSMLENVMLTDSVETHKSRLHSAGFEHAELWFQCFNFGSLIALKAGHA, from the coding sequence ATGTCTAACCGCGATACGCTGTTTTCCGCGCCAATTGCCAAACTTGGCGACTGGACGTTTGACGAGCGCGTGGCTGAAGTCTTTCCCGATATGATTCAGCGCTCCGTGCCCGGCTATTCCAACATTATTTCGATGATTGGCATGTTAGCCGAGCGTTTTGTACAGCCGGACTCAACCGTCTATGACCTTGGCTGTTCACTGGGCGCCGCTACCCTGTCGGTACGCCGCAACATCAAAGCCGCAGGCTGCAATATTATCGCCGTGGATAACTCCCCCGCGATGGTCGAGCGCTGCCGCCGCCATATTGACGCCTTCCGTGCCGACACGCCGGTAGAGGTCATTGAAGCCGATATCCGCCAGATCCCGATTAAAAATGCTTCGATGGTGGTGCTCAACTTCACGCTGCAGTTTCTTGAACCGCAGGAGCGCCAGCAGCTGCTGAATACCATTTATCAGGGCCTGAAGCCCGGTGGCGCGCTGGTGCTGTCTGAGAAATTCAGCTTTGCCGATGCCGATGTGGGTGAACTGCTGTTTAACATGCACCACGACTTCAAACGCGCTAACGGCTATAGCGAGCTGGAGATCAGCCAGAAGCGCAGCATGCTGGAAAACGTGATGCTGACCGACAGCGTGGAAACCCACAAATCGCGCCTGCACAGCGCCGGTTTCGAACATGCCGAACTGTGGTTCCAGTGCTTTAACTTTGGATCTTTAATTGCTTTAAAAGCGGGTCACGCCTGA
- a CDS encoding MAPEG family protein has product MVSALYVVLGAIFIIKFSLDVVKLRRQYRVSIGDGGVSDLQLAIRVHGNAVENIPIAVMLLVMMEMNGADMVLLHLLGVLFFLGRLMHFHGLRSRTLLWRRNGMILTLLSLFGMVVTNLVFLPWDLVFTLH; this is encoded by the coding sequence ATGGTCAGTGCTCTCTACGTAGTGCTTGGCGCGATTTTTATTATTAAATTTTCTCTGGATGTGGTGAAGCTGCGGCGTCAGTACCGGGTCTCCATTGGCGATGGCGGCGTCTCTGATCTACAGCTTGCCATTCGGGTGCACGGCAATGCGGTAGAAAATATTCCGATTGCCGTGATGCTGCTGGTGATGATGGAGATGAACGGCGCTGACATGGTCCTGCTGCATCTGCTCGGCGTGCTGTTTTTCCTCGGTCGCCTGATGCACTTTCACGGCTTACGCAGCCGGACCCTGCTGTGGCGCCGCAATGGCATGATCCTCACGCTGCTCTCCCTGTTTGGCATGGTTGTCACCAATCTGGTGTTCCTGCCGTGGGACCTGGTTTTCACCCTGCATTAA
- a CDS encoding DUF72 domain-containing protein: MKPFYLGLPQWQHPQWKKLGMSTLEDYARYFNCVEGNTTLYALPRPEVVQRWRAMTHDDFRFCFKFPATISHQAALRQCSDLCNEFFSLLAPLADRLGQYWLQLPSAFSPADLPVLWSFLDSLPAQFRYGVEVRHPEFFAKGEAERALNRGLHQRRVNRVILDTRGVHSAVPSTAEIIEAQRKKPKLPVHALMTADAPMIRFIGGDDPAANLGWFNAWLERLPQWYDAGQPWLFIHTPDVGFAPELVRYLWPALQQALPQVGDAPDWPRQELLF, translated from the coding sequence ATGAAGCCGTTTTATCTCGGCCTGCCGCAGTGGCAGCACCCGCAATGGAAGAAACTGGGGATGAGCACCCTGGAGGATTATGCCCGCTACTTTAACTGCGTTGAGGGCAACACCACGCTCTATGCCCTGCCGCGCCCGGAAGTGGTGCAGCGCTGGCGGGCGATGACCCATGATGATTTCCGCTTCTGTTTTAAATTCCCGGCCACCATCAGCCACCAGGCGGCGCTGCGCCAGTGCAGCGATCTGTGTAACGAGTTTTTCTCGCTGCTGGCGCCGCTGGCCGATCGTCTTGGGCAATATTGGCTGCAGCTCCCTTCCGCCTTTTCCCCGGCCGACCTGCCCGTGCTCTGGAGCTTTCTCGATAGCCTGCCCGCGCAGTTTCGCTACGGGGTTGAAGTGCGCCACCCGGAGTTTTTTGCCAAAGGGGAAGCGGAGCGCGCCCTGAACCGCGGCCTGCACCAGCGCCGGGTTAACCGGGTCATTCTGGATACGCGAGGCGTACACAGCGCCGTGCCTTCTACTGCCGAAATTATCGAAGCCCAGCGCAAGAAGCCAAAGCTACCGGTCCATGCGCTGATGACGGCAGATGCCCCGATGATTCGCTTTATCGGCGGGGACGACCCGGCTGCTAATCTCGGCTGGTTTAACGCCTGGCTGGAACGCCTGCCGCAGTGGTACGATGCGGGCCAGCCGTGGCTGTTTATTCATACCCCGGACGTGGGCTTTGCCCCGGAACTGGTGCGTTATCTGTGGCCTGCTCTCCAGCAGGCATTGCCGCAGGTAGGGGATGCTCCCGACTGGCCACGGCAGGAGTTACTGTTCTGA
- a CDS encoding hydrolase translates to MFKLNPKTTALVLIDLQEGILPFGNAPHAASDVVARSAKLAAKFRAVNAPVVLVRVGWSADFAEALKQPVDAEHAGGALPENWWSYPQALNVQASDLEVTKRQWGAFYGTDLELQLRRRGIDTIVLGGIATNIGVESTARNAWELGFNLVIAEDICSTATAEQHQASFEWIFPRIARVRQSEEVIAAL, encoded by the coding sequence ATGTTTAAACTGAACCCAAAAACCACTGCCCTGGTATTGATCGACCTGCAGGAAGGCATCCTGCCTTTCGGTAATGCCCCGCACGCTGCCAGCGATGTGGTCGCGCGTTCTGCCAAACTGGCCGCAAAATTCCGTGCCGTCAATGCACCGGTAGTGCTGGTGCGCGTGGGCTGGTCGGCTGATTTCGCCGAAGCGCTGAAGCAGCCGGTGGACGCTGAGCATGCGGGCGGCGCGCTGCCGGAAAACTGGTGGAGTTACCCACAGGCGCTTAACGTGCAGGCCAGCGATCTGGAAGTGACCAAACGCCAGTGGGGCGCATTTTACGGCACCGACCTGGAGCTTCAGCTGCGTCGCCGCGGCATCGACACGATTGTTCTGGGCGGCATTGCCACCAACATCGGTGTGGAATCTACCGCGCGTAACGCCTGGGAGCTGGGCTTCAACCTGGTGATTGCGGAAGATATCTGCAGCACGGCGACGGCAGAGCAGCACCAGGCCAGCTTCGAGTGGATTTTCCCGCGCATTGCCCGCGTTCGCCAGTCTGAAGAGGTGATCGCCGCACTGTAA